One Danio aesculapii chromosome 13, fDanAes4.1, whole genome shotgun sequence DNA window includes the following coding sequences:
- the LOC130239928 gene encoding butyrophilin-like protein 2 isoform X2, with product MNVFKVLVAAAALLASDGFLVRGPAQPLVAQLGNSMILPCFVETPLPLDELEVEWKRTDKELVHLFQNGADKPEAQYQSYRGRARFFPEQVLKGNFSLLLENITVADAGIYKCVVYSYLDVGETNVTIQYVERVVVTGEDQIMFARVGEDVVLNCMVNSHIPPEHFDEVSWKKMDKRSDIIPVLLFQNGTIFTGSSDRFYRDRVEFFREQFPKGNFSMRLKNVQTADKGKYICEVHTEYSVRSATVEIGQLALSALHIITLMLCCISVLMTSVLSIPITIYITKKDTGTKPMYMNYLQVVCPNVCLCVAFILWGVIEGSVVEVTMCATVNLMRIVLLFLMAPYFNWNANVSVDFPAVVQRVIEYTGIPVAYLMISAAFCSAVLHDLWNSSEWTEVLLLSVVIIALSSLPVFLQALSHVFFTLYLIKSTFLFDL from the exons ATGAATGTGTTCAAAGTCTTGGTAGCAGCAGCAGCTCTTCTTGCATCTGATG GGTTTTTGGTTCGAGGACCTGCTCAGCCTCTGGTCGCACAGCTTGGAAACTCAATGATTTTGCCTTGTTTTGTTGAAACACCTTTACCTTTGGATGAGCTGGAGGTTGAATGGAAAAGGACGGATAAAGAACTAGTGCACTTGTTTCAGAATGGAGCGGACAAACCTGAAGCTCAGTATCAGTCTTACAGAGGCAGAGCACGTTTTTTTCCTGAGCAGGTCCTTAAAGGAAACTTTTCACTCCTTTTGGAAAATATAACAGTTGCAGATGCTGGTATCTACAAATGTGTAGTTTACTCTTACCTGGACGTTGGAGAAACGAATGTTACAATTCAGTATGTGG AGCGTGTAGTTGTGACAGGAGAAGATCAGATTATGTTTGCTCGTGTTGGTGAGGATGTTGTTTTGAATTGCATGGTCAACTCGCACATTCCTCCTGAACACTTTGATGAAGTCTCATGGAAGAAGATGGACAAGCGGTCAGACATCATTCCTGTCTTGCTTTTCCAAAACGGCACAATATTCACAGGATCATCTGATAGGTTTTACAGGGACAGAGTCGAGTTTTTCAGAGAACAGTTTCCCAAAGGCAACTTCTCAATGAGACTAAAAAATGTCCAGACTGCAGACAAGGGCAAATACATTTGTGAAGTCCATACCGAATATTCTGTGAGATCTGCAACTGTCGAAATAGGGCAGTTAG CACTGTCGGCTCTACACATTATTACACTGATGCTTTGTTGTATTTCCGTCTTGATGACTTCTGTCTTAAGTATTCCAATAACTATCTATATAACCAAAAAAG ATACTGGGACAAAACCCATGTACATGAATTATTTGCAAGTGGTTTGTCCCAACGTCTGTTTATGCGTTGCATTTATTCTGTGGGGAGTAATTGAAG GGTCTGTCGTTGAGGTAACAATGTGTGCAACAGTTAATCTGATGAGGATcgttttattatttcttatggCTCCATATTTTAATTGGAACGCAAACGTTTCTG TTGACTTTCCTGCTGTCGTCCAAAGAGTTATTGAATATACAGGGATCCCTGTTGCTTATCTTATGATTTCTGCTGCATTTTGCTCAG CTGTCCTTCATGATCTGTGGAATTCCTCTGAGTGGACTGAAGTGCTGCTTCTCAGTGTTGTAATTATCGCGCTGTCATCCCTGCCAGTTTTTCTTCAAGCTTTAAGCCACGTTTTCTTCACACTTTATTTAATCAAGTCAACTTTTCTTTTCGATTTATAA
- the LOC130239928 gene encoding butyrophilin-like protein 2 isoform X1, giving the protein MVRITLLSSDLNMLFWNLPQSQISKGFLVRGPAQPLVAQLGNSMILPCFVETPLPLDELEVEWKRTDKELVHLFQNGADKPEAQYQSYRGRARFFPEQVLKGNFSLLLENITVADAGIYKCVVYSYLDVGETNVTIQYVERVVVTGEDQIMFARVGEDVVLNCMVNSHIPPEHFDEVSWKKMDKRSDIIPVLLFQNGTIFTGSSDRFYRDRVEFFREQFPKGNFSMRLKNVQTADKGKYICEVHTEYSVRSATVEIGQLALSALHIITLMLCCISVLMTSVLSIPITIYITKKDTGTKPMYMNYLQVVCPNVCLCVAFILWGVIEGSVVEVTMCATVNLMRIVLLFLMAPYFNWNANVSVDFPAVVQRVIEYTGIPVAYLMISAAFCSAVLHDLWNSSEWTEVLLLSVVIIALSSLPVFLQALSHVFFTLYLIKSTFLFDL; this is encoded by the exons ATGGTAAGGATTACATTGCTCAGTTCTGACTTGAATATGTTGTTTTGGAATTTACCCCAATCACAAATTTCTAAAGGGTTTTTGGTTCGAGGACCTGCTCAGCCTCTGGTCGCACAGCTTGGAAACTCAATGATTTTGCCTTGTTTTGTTGAAACACCTTTACCTTTGGATGAGCTGGAGGTTGAATGGAAAAGGACGGATAAAGAACTAGTGCACTTGTTTCAGAATGGAGCGGACAAACCTGAAGCTCAGTATCAGTCTTACAGAGGCAGAGCACGTTTTTTTCCTGAGCAGGTCCTTAAAGGAAACTTTTCACTCCTTTTGGAAAATATAACAGTTGCAGATGCTGGTATCTACAAATGTGTAGTTTACTCTTACCTGGACGTTGGAGAAACGAATGTTACAATTCAGTATGTGG AGCGTGTAGTTGTGACAGGAGAAGATCAGATTATGTTTGCTCGTGTTGGTGAGGATGTTGTTTTGAATTGCATGGTCAACTCGCACATTCCTCCTGAACACTTTGATGAAGTCTCATGGAAGAAGATGGACAAGCGGTCAGACATCATTCCTGTCTTGCTTTTCCAAAACGGCACAATATTCACAGGATCATCTGATAGGTTTTACAGGGACAGAGTCGAGTTTTTCAGAGAACAGTTTCCCAAAGGCAACTTCTCAATGAGACTAAAAAATGTCCAGACTGCAGACAAGGGCAAATACATTTGTGAAGTCCATACCGAATATTCTGTGAGATCTGCAACTGTCGAAATAGGGCAGTTAG CACTGTCGGCTCTACACATTATTACACTGATGCTTTGTTGTATTTCCGTCTTGATGACTTCTGTCTTAAGTATTCCAATAACTATCTATATAACCAAAAAAG ATACTGGGACAAAACCCATGTACATGAATTATTTGCAAGTGGTTTGTCCCAACGTCTGTTTATGCGTTGCATTTATTCTGTGGGGAGTAATTGAAG GGTCTGTCGTTGAGGTAACAATGTGTGCAACAGTTAATCTGATGAGGATcgttttattatttcttatggCTCCATATTTTAATTGGAACGCAAACGTTTCTG TTGACTTTCCTGCTGTCGTCCAAAGAGTTATTGAATATACAGGGATCCCTGTTGCTTATCTTATGATTTCTGCTGCATTTTGCTCAG CTGTCCTTCATGATCTGTGGAATTCCTCTGAGTGGACTGAAGTGCTGCTTCTCAGTGTTGTAATTATCGCGCTGTCATCCCTGCCAGTTTTTCTTCAAGCTTTAAGCCACGTTTTCTTCACACTTTATTTAATCAAGTCAACTTTTCTTTTCGATTTATAA